A stretch of the Ancylothrix sp. D3o genome encodes the following:
- a CDS encoding Fic family protein, producing MNSFSEGFIEEQPINQGLLQTIRLLGEYKGKQELFKEQSPQVIKTLRQAAIIQSTESSNRIEGITVPLERIKKLVSDKTTPRDRSEQEIAGYREVLSTIHSSYAHIPFTPNIILQLHRDLYQFSVNTGGRWKTIDNEITATYPDGTKVVRSRPTPAYATAAAMEHLHTQFNRLWESGTIEPLLLIPTYILDFLCIHPFLDGNGRMARLLTLLLLYKAGYEVGRFISLERLVERTKESYYDTLYSSSQAWHEAEHNLLPWWEYFLGVMLLSAYREFEQRVGYVTSAKGSKTAMVLDAINNLPREFSIKELQERCSTVSIDLIRRVLRQEREAGNLERLGQGVTARWRKH from the coding sequence ATGAATTCATTTAGTGAAGGCTTTATCGAGGAGCAACCAATTAATCAAGGGCTTCTCCAGACTATTCGACTGCTGGGAGAATATAAAGGAAAACAAGAATTATTTAAAGAACAATCACCTCAAGTAATAAAAACGCTACGACAGGCAGCTATTATTCAAAGTACCGAATCTTCTAATCGGATTGAAGGCATTACTGTCCCCTTAGAACGAATAAAAAAGCTGGTATCCGACAAGACTACCCCACGCGACCGAAGTGAGCAAGAAATCGCTGGTTATCGTGAAGTTTTAAGTACCATCCATTCCAGTTATGCTCATATCCCTTTCACTCCTAATATTATCCTACAGCTTCATCGGGATCTCTATCAGTTTTCTGTTAATACTGGTGGCCGGTGGAAAACTATTGATAATGAAATTACTGCTACTTATCCAGATGGTACAAAAGTTGTCAGGTCCCGCCCTACTCCTGCTTATGCCACAGCAGCAGCTATGGAACACTTACACACCCAATTTAATCGTCTTTGGGAGTCAGGGACAATAGAACCATTATTGCTAATTCCTACTTATATTTTAGACTTTCTGTGCATCCACCCCTTTTTAGATGGCAATGGACGCATGGCTCGGTTATTGACTCTTCTACTACTGTATAAAGCTGGTTATGAGGTAGGCCGGTTCATTAGTTTAGAACGTCTTGTAGAACGAACCAAGGAAAGTTACTACGATACCCTTTATTCATCTTCTCAAGCCTGGCATGAAGCTGAACATAATTTATTGCCTTGGTGGGAGTATTTTCTAGGCGTGATGTTATTATCAGCTTATCGGGAGTTTGAGCAGAGAGTCGGCTATGTCACCTCTGCAAAAGGAAGTAAAACGGCAATGGTTTTGGATGCTATTAACAACTTACCTAGAGAATTTTCTATTAAAGAATTACAGGAACGATGCTCAACTGTTAGTATTGATTTAATTCGGCGCGTTCTCCGCCAAGAAAGAGAAGCGGGTAATCTGGAACGTTTGGGACAAGGAGTGACTGCTCGTTGGCGCAAGCATTGA